The following proteins come from a genomic window of Trifolium pratense cultivar HEN17-A07 linkage group LG4, ARS_RC_1.1, whole genome shotgun sequence:
- the LOC123922323 gene encoding protein ALP1-like isoform X2 has product MCYRMEQSVFRQLCEDLQSKYGLQASNRMSVHQKVAIFLYILARGASNRDARERFQHSGETISRAFHEVLEAVSGGSNGYRGLARDVIRPKDPTFQFVPPQIANDERYMPYFKDAIGCIDGTHIPACIPEADQMRYRGRKGIPTFNVMASCDFNMCFTFISVGWEGSAHDTRVFLHAINTPALNFPKPPQGRYYLVDKGYPDKEGYLVPYPKVRYHQSQFENELPTNAQEAFNRLHSSLRSCTERSFGVLKKRWKILGQMAQFSVQTQIDVIMAAFALHNYIRMNSHDDLLFTMVEHNQDYGGDEELPDVYDGDTSNEIPVDRSTTMKVTRNNIAKLIWR; this is encoded by the exons ATGTGCTATAG GATGGAGCAAAGCGTATTTAGACAACTATGTGAAGACCTACAATCAAAATATGGATTACAAGCAAGTAATAGAATGTCAGTGCACCAGAAAGTGGCGATATTTCTATATATACTTGCAAGAGGTGCCTCTAATAGGGATGCTAGAGAGAGGTTCCAACATTCTGGTGAGACTATCAGTAGAGCATTTCATGAAGTTTTGGAAGCCGTTAGTGGGGGGAGCAATGGCTATAGGGGACTTGCACGTGATGTCATAAGACCAAAGGATCCAACTTTTCAATTTGTGCCGCCTCAAATTGCTAATGATGAGCGATACATGCCCTATTTTAAG GATGCTATTGGATGTATTGATGGAACCCACATACCTGCATGTATTCCAGAGGCTGATCAAATGCGTTATAGAGGGAGAAAAGGAATCCCTACCTTCAATGTCATGGCCAGTTGTGATTTTAATATGTGTTTCACATTTATATCAGTTGGATGGGAGGGATCAGCACATGACACACGTGTTTTCCTACATGCAATCAACACACCGGCATTAAACTTTCCAAAGCCACCACAAG gTCGATATTATTTAGTTGATAAAGGATATCcagataaagaaggatatttaGTGCCTTACCCTAAGGTAAGGTATCATCAGTCTCAATTTGAAAATGAGCTCCCTACCAATGCTCAAGAAGCCTTTAATCGTTTGCATTCTTCTCTTCGAAGTTGTACCGAAAGATCTTTTGGAGTGTTGAAAAAAAGATGGAAGATACTTGGCCAAATGGCACAATTTAGTGTACAAACCCAAATTGATGTTATAATGGCTGCATTTGCATTACATAATTATATTCGGATGAACTCACATGATGACTTACTCTTTACTATGGTCGAGCATAACCAAGATTATGGTGGTGACGAAGAACTTCCGGATGTTTATGATGGTGACACAAGCAATGAAATTCCGGTGGATAGATCAACAACGATGAAAGTGACTCGCAACAATATAGCCAAGTTAATATGGAGATGA
- the LOC123922324 gene encoding uncharacterized protein LOC123922324, which yields MASNNDCMEGGVAFKWSDNIEYEKVLAELCIKFIRKNGRVSFRWKEINQQFESIIKRKCHFKTLKNKYDAMKRDWRIWRFLKFGETGLGWDPVTGKLSCSDEWWDRKIKEKPEAKKFRNKAIDPSLEELWNQLFEDNYADGLENVAPSMDPNCVQPVEHVNLNVNVEEEDKGSDREDMNHYESDAENAYAEYNRHDPRYSNLFNNDNSFWPDFMEGTSSTQVPTQGARATQVSTEANEGTQVPTTGVGVTQVASQGNGNKKTTYPSKVANKTVREKRKRRQSGGAAKLSNQIDALVSNSIIAVDILHSDDSSDKNGSANSTIAAAVTVINRMVAESFLKKGSELWCFALALIENEVRRDIFMNIEDDGGKKDWLVYMQANQK from the exons AAGAATGGACGTGTATCATTTAGATGGAAGGAGATTAACCAACAGTTTGAATCCATCATTAAGCGGAAGTGTCATTTCAAAACTTTGAAGAATAAGTATGATGCAATGAAGAGGGATTGGCGCATTTGGAGATTTTTAAAGTTTGGAGAAACTGGATTAGGATGGGATCCTGTTACAGGAAAGCTTAGTTGTTCAGATGAATGGTGGGATAGAAAGATAAAG GAGAAACCTGAGGCGAAAAAGTTTCGTAATAAAGCAATAGATCCTTCACTTGAGGAATTATGGAATCAACTGTTTGAAGACAACTATGCAGATGGGTTAGAGAATGTTGCACCATCTATGGATCCTAATTGTGTTCAACCCGTTGAACATGTGAATTTGAATGTGAATgttgaggaagaagataaaGGGAGTGACAGGGAAGACATGAATCATTATGAGAGTGATGCAGAGAATGCTTATGCTGAATATAATCGACATGATCCTCGTTACAGTAACTTATTTAATAATGATAATTCATTTTGGCCTGATTTCATGGAAGGAACAAGCAGCACACAAGTACCAACCCAAGGTGCGAGAGCTACCCAAGTATCTACTGAAGCTAATGAAGGTACCCAAGTACCAACCACAGGTGTTGGAGTTACCCAAGTAGCTAGCCAAGGTAATGGCAACAAAAAAACTACATACCCTTCAAAGGTGGCTAACAAAACCGTCAGGGAAAAGCGTAAAAGAAGACAATCAGGAGGGGCAGCAAAACTAAGCAATCAAATAGATGCATTGGTATCAAACTCTATAATTGCTGTGGACATATTACATTCTGATGATAGTTCAGATAAAAATGGTAGTGCTAATTCAACTATTGCAGCAGCAGTCACTGTTATTAATAGGATGGTTGCTGAAAGCTTTTTGAAAAAGGGGAGTGAATTGTGGTGTTTTGCACTTGCTTTGATTGAGAATGAAGTAAGACGCGACATTTTTATGAACATCGAGGATGATGGTGGCAAGAAAGATTGGTTGGTGTATATGCAGGCCAATCAGAAatga
- the LOC123922323 gene encoding protein ALP1-like isoform X1, producing MDAERKKKRKSAERKKKRKRHAIFWTVTSCAIGAIATYYYKYIFKKPCMTSRQKGENWVREILNGHPVRCLNAFRMEQSVFRQLCEDLQSKYGLQASNRMSVHQKVAIFLYILARGASNRDARERFQHSGETISRAFHEVLEAVSGGSNGYRGLARDVIRPKDPTFQFVPPQIANDERYMPYFKDAIGCIDGTHIPACIPEADQMRYRGRKGIPTFNVMASCDFNMCFTFISVGWEGSAHDTRVFLHAINTPALNFPKPPQGRYYLVDKGYPDKEGYLVPYPKVRYHQSQFENELPTNAQEAFNRLHSSLRSCTERSFGVLKKRWKILGQMAQFSVQTQIDVIMAAFALHNYIRMNSHDDLLFTMVEHNQDYGGDEELPDVYDGDTSNEIPVDRSTTMKVTRNNIAKLIWR from the exons ATGGATgctgaaagaaagaaaaaaagaaaaagtgctgaaagaaagaaaaaaagaaaaagacatgcAATATTTTGGACTGTGACATCATGTGCTATAGGTGCAATTGCaacatattattataaatatattttcaaaaaaccATGCATGACTTCACGTCAAAAAGGAGAGAATTGGGTACGCGAGATACTAAATGGGCATCCTGTTCGATGTTTAAATGCCTTTAGGATGGAGCAAAGCGTATTTAGACAACTATGTGAAGACCTACAATCAAAATATGGATTACAAGCAAGTAATAGAATGTCAGTGCACCAGAAAGTGGCGATATTTCTATATATACTTGCAAGAGGTGCCTCTAATAGGGATGCTAGAGAGAGGTTCCAACATTCTGGTGAGACTATCAGTAGAGCATTTCATGAAGTTTTGGAAGCCGTTAGTGGGGGGAGCAATGGCTATAGGGGACTTGCACGTGATGTCATAAGACCAAAGGATCCAACTTTTCAATTTGTGCCGCCTCAAATTGCTAATGATGAGCGATACATGCCCTATTTTAAG GATGCTATTGGATGTATTGATGGAACCCACATACCTGCATGTATTCCAGAGGCTGATCAAATGCGTTATAGAGGGAGAAAAGGAATCCCTACCTTCAATGTCATGGCCAGTTGTGATTTTAATATGTGTTTCACATTTATATCAGTTGGATGGGAGGGATCAGCACATGACACACGTGTTTTCCTACATGCAATCAACACACCGGCATTAAACTTTCCAAAGCCACCACAAG gTCGATATTATTTAGTTGATAAAGGATATCcagataaagaaggatatttaGTGCCTTACCCTAAGGTAAGGTATCATCAGTCTCAATTTGAAAATGAGCTCCCTACCAATGCTCAAGAAGCCTTTAATCGTTTGCATTCTTCTCTTCGAAGTTGTACCGAAAGATCTTTTGGAGTGTTGAAAAAAAGATGGAAGATACTTGGCCAAATGGCACAATTTAGTGTACAAACCCAAATTGATGTTATAATGGCTGCATTTGCATTACATAATTATATTCGGATGAACTCACATGATGACTTACTCTTTACTATGGTCGAGCATAACCAAGATTATGGTGGTGACGAAGAACTTCCGGATGTTTATGATGGTGACACAAGCAATGAAATTCCGGTGGATAGATCAACAACGATGAAAGTGACTCGCAACAATATAGCCAAGTTAATATGGAGATGA
- the LOC123923013 gene encoding protein FAR1-RELATED SEQUENCE 5-like — translation METYDESVDADSIHSSERDSWDDELDDDGSYSVSSADKSSTDGNNDVDEVGGDIKVRFDTITAEEIRCMEFATVSEAYDFYYRYGKYNGFAVRKSDSRVTGSGDNKVIKMKQFVCNKHGVREKRHLVRTDRKLEHRRLTRTQCGARLRVNYKAEKDRYVVTAFEETHNHELTPARFVHLHPVYRKIFETDKAQVDGLQKRGIRTCHIMGYMVAQKGGYADGDVAASLNYLNMKSSTDPMLYAEYAVDNINGRMNTLFWADGISRTDYFCFGDVLAFDTTYSKNKYNYPLVIFSGCNHHSQTVIFGAALVSNETTETYKWVLRCFLECMEGKQPKAVVTDGDGAMREAIKQIFPDANHRLCAWHLNKNAGENVKNGNNFLDGFSKAMYSNFTIDEFEEYWSHMIKENGVQGHPWVVKTYENRSLWATAYLRDNFFGWIRTTSQCEAVNAIIKSYVRKKGCIFEFMNNFDQALRDYRNNELVADFKSSSTDPVLSTQLPVIESHACKIYTAAVFKEVRHEILKAGELIVRDKSEVGGEEHVDRIPDNLVLSRWTKDAKIQYLNISNCNDNVDSNTIAEARFGSYCTVLTDFCREASKKDGVYAQIMEDLMQLKIKYCSNDDAAVGTQKSAVGDPVMVKSKGAPKKKKMTQKLSGAVQNAKIQLLMLGDIR, via the exons ATGGAAACCTATGATGAGTCTGTTGATGCTGATTCCATTCATTCATCTGAACGTGATTCATGGGACGATGAGTTGGACGATGATGGGAGTTATTCGGTATCTAGTGCGGATAAAAGTTCAACGGATGGCAACAATGATGTAGATGAAGTTGGAGGTGATATTAAGGTAAGGTTTGATACCATAACTGCTGAAGAAATTCGTTGTATGGAATTTGCTACTGTGAGTGAAGCTTATGACTTTTATTACCGTTATGGTAAATATAATGGTTTTGCTGTTAGGAAAAGTGATAGTAGGGTAACAGGGAGTGGAGataataaagtaataaaaatgaAGCAGTTTGTATGCAACAAACACGGTGTAAGAGAGAAGAGACACTTAGTTAGGACAGATAGGAAATTAGAACATAGACGTTTGACTCGTACTCAGTGTGGAGCTAGGCTTCGTGTGAATTACAAAGCTGAAAAGGATAGATATGTTGTTACAGCTTTTGAAGAGACTCATAACCATGAATTAACCCCAGCTAGGTTTGTGCACTTACACCCCGTATATCGTAAAATTTTTGAGACAGATAAGGCTCAGGTGGATGGTCTTCAGAAACGTGGTATTAGAACATGCCATATAATGGGGTACATGGTTGCACAAAAAGGTGGATATGCAG ATGGTGATGTTGCCGCatctttaaactatctaaaTATGAAGTCGTCTACTGATCCCATGCTTTATGCTGAGTATGCAGTAGACAATATTAATGGAAGAATGAATACTCTTTTTTGGGCTGATGGGATTAGTAGGACCgactatttttgttttggtgatGTGCTTGCATTTGACACGACTTACAGCAAGAACAAATACAACTATCCGTTGGTTATATTTTCAGGGTGTAACCATCACTCTCAAACAGTAATTTTTGGTGCTGCATTGGTGTCAAATGAAACGACAGAGACATATAAGTGGGTGTTGAGGTGTTTCCTAGAATGCATGGAAGGTAAACAACCAAAAGCGGTGGTAACAGATGGAGATGGGGCAATGAGGGAGGCCATAAAACAGATATTTCCCGATGCTAACCATAGGTTATGCGCTTGGCATTTGAATAAGAATGCAGGTGAGAATGTGAAGAACGGGAATAATTTTTTGGACGGTTTTTCAAAGGCCATGTACTCAAATTTTACTATAGATGAATTTGAAGAGTATTGGTCACATATGATTAAAGAAAATGGAGTGCAAGGACATCCATGGGTAGTCAAAACGTACGAGAATAGGTCATTGTGGGCAACTGCATATCTACGTGATAACTTTTTCGGATGGATAAGAACTACGTCGCAATGTGAAGCTGTTAATGCAATTATTAAGAGTTATGTAAGGAAGAAAGGATgcatttttgaatttatgaacaACTTTGATCAGGCTCTGAGAGATTACAGAAATAACGAATTGGTTGCTGATTTTAAATCATCGTCTACAGATCCTGTATTGTCGACGCAGCTGCCTGTGATTGAGAGTCATGCCTGTAAAATATATACAGCGGCGGTTTTCAAAGAAGTTAGACATGAAATTTTGAAGGCCGGTGAATTGATAGTTAGGGATAAAAGTGAAGTGGGGGGG GAAGAACACGTTGATCGTATTCCAGACAATTTGGTTTTGTCGCGATGGACCAAGGATGCAAAAATTCAGTATTTGAACATCAGCAATTGTAATGATAATGTTGATTCGAATACGATTGCGGAAGCTCGTTTTGGTTCATATTGTACGGTTTTAACAGATTTTTGCAGAGAAGCTTCAAAAAAGGATGGTGTTTACGCGCAAATAATGGAAGACCTTATGCAGCTGAAAATAAAGTACTGCAGTAATGATGATGCAGCAGTTGGTACACAAAAGTCAGCAGTAGGTGATCCAGTTATGGTTAAGAGTAAAGGTGCgccgaagaaaaaaaaaatgacacaaaAGCTGTCAGGCGCCGTTCAAAATGCAAAAATACAACTCCTAATGCTAGGAGATATTCGGTAA